Proteins from a single region of Streptomyces vinaceus:
- a CDS encoding transglycosylase SLT domain-containing protein has product MPLACGDRPCPRRKVPSVSKSVIRSIAASKKALAGSIVALGVAGTMLATVPAQAAPTSAKAIAQQMIKDPAQFAAFNNIVSRESGWNHTATNASSGAYGLVQALPASKMASAGADWKTNPATQIKWGLDYMNSRYGSPVGAWNFWQTHHWY; this is encoded by the coding sequence ATGCCCCTGGCGTGCGGCGACCGCCCTTGTCCCCGTCGGAAGGTTCCCTCCGTGTCGAAGTCCGTCATTCGCAGCATCGCCGCTTCCAAGAAGGCCCTGGCCGGCTCGATCGTCGCCCTGGGCGTCGCCGGCACCATGCTCGCCACGGTCCCCGCCCAGGCGGCTCCGACGAGCGCCAAGGCGATCGCCCAGCAGATGATCAAGGACCCGGCGCAGTTCGCGGCGTTCAACAACATCGTTTCCCGTGAGAGCGGCTGGAACCACACCGCGACGAACGCCTCCTCGGGCGCCTACGGCCTGGTCCAGGCCCTGCCGGCCTCGAAGATGGCCTCCGCCGGTGCCGACTGGAAGACCAACCCGGCCACCCAGATCAAGTGGGGCCTGGACTACATGAACTCCCGCTACGGCAGCCCCGTGGGCGCCTGGAACTTCT